The genomic DNA ctctgcagtctcATTCTTTTACGCATTCAAACTGATTTTACTGAAGTTAATTTAGCGTGTCTTGTGTTGCAGGTGAATGAAAGCAGTCAAAACCTAAACTTGAAATGCAGTATCATTCACAACCAAATTGTTccaataaattaaatgcatgtaCCATTTTGAATAGTTtgacaagcccccccccccccaaatttctCCTATAGGTGGCTTAGGCAGCGTGAGAACTCTAGGTGGCCCACCTAgaacatttcaatgcaggaaaaacaaaagataaagTTCTGTGGTCACCTGACACTTTTGACAAGTGTGGTGTGACAAAAGTGAAgtattttcaactgaaaaatgttgcaCTGCACTTTTTCTCGATGTCACACATCTCTAGAATTTTAATGACGCTGACACCGCCATGCCTTGTCATCTAGTATGATTGCTCGAACCAGAGGGAACGCCagaattcatttacattttttccccgtTTTGACTAATGTTGATGAACATGGAGGGGATAGAGGAAAAACAGACACCCTCCCCCAAGAAAATTTATGGAGCTAGAAacgaaattgttttttttttgcgcggcTTCCTTTAGAATCTTCTAAAATTGACCTGTGCAGCTGGGCCACTAATCTTCATCACCGTAGTGCATTTCCTGAACAAGGGTACGGTATTGACCCAAGGTTTCCCCTtcttgttttcccttccctcaATAAATTCTTTGTCTGCACACCTTCTCTCTTAGCCGAACGGCTGCTGTTAAGCCATTGCGCAAGTACATTCATCTCCTGACTTTTCGATTCCACGTCTTGAGAGCAAATGACTGCACTTCTCCTCGATGCGTTCTATTGCCGTTTACGCGTTCATAAATCTTACGAGCAGCAAATGCAGGCTAGCGCTGATGGAATGTCGGAGGCAATGTAGCGATGTCCATCGGGCGATCGTAGTTCACCGGACTGCCCATCGGCCTTTAGTCGGTTAACCCTTAACCCTAGTTACCGACCGTTTCTGCAGCTTCAGGAAGTGTGTGCTAACGTTCAGCCTCCCGCTGCGACCAAGAGCATTTGTGTGAGCGGCTAGGGGAAACCGTTGGAGAAAATGGACCGGAAAggagaaaatgttattttcagttctgaatgtgtcctaacctccacccccctccgttctctctccctccttcaggGTCCCAGCTGAACGCACAGTTGGAAGGCTGGCTGTCTCAAGCTCAATCCCCACAAGGACCGGCAAGAGCCATCATAGCACCGTGAGCACCCATACCGGACACGCTCTAATATTATCCACTGCTTGCTCATTCAGATCGCCGTCTGTGTCTAAATGGAGCTCTGGCACTAGCCTTCCAGACGAGACTCTGCTTTGGCCTAAACTGTGATCGCGCGGCGCTTGCTGAAATGGCCAGCGCTGGTCACTGTTGTCCTGTTACCGCTCTGACGGCTGTTCCTTTGCAGGCACGCTGGTTACACGTACTGTGGAGCGTGTGCAGCTCACGCCTACAAGCAGGTGGACCCTTCCATCACGTGAGTGACCTCGCCGTAATACGTGGTTCTTATTTTAGTTCGTTTCTGATTGAGAAACTGCAGAGTTTAGAACAGCAGCGAAACTCCCGCTGGTTCTGTTCCCgtgggagcagcagcagcactatGGAGATCAGCCCCTACCTAGCAACTAAAGATCAGTCTCACAGTACGTCAGTGTTCTCTCTTACTGAGGTCAGCCCCAAATAGCCTTTTGATTATACACTCTGTCGGCACCTGTAAAATGTTCCTGTGATACTGAGGAGTTTTAGCTAGGTCTATGGCAGTCTCAATTAGCATATTAATTTagtctgtgagtgtgaatgcATAGGGTACCTCCATTAGCATGTCAGAGTTACAATAGATGTTAAACACAGAGTTCTTTGtctcttgactgtgagagattGAGGTATTATTTTGAGCGTACTGGGATGAATTTTACACCCTGGATAATTAGTGTGATTTAGACTTTATTGTCCACACCAggtttaaaatttgttttttggctTCGCATTACAACATacttaacattaaaaacaaaagcaaacaccaCGCACAGCTGAATCTCATTCAACAGTCAGACCTTCAGATAACAACATGAAGTTACATTGGATTGCCTCATAGGTCCTGGATTATAGCACATCTCTTGTACTAagtaatgaatataaaatacagtatacaaATTCAGTCGTATTATATGATACCTGTAATTAGCTGAATTCAATATGCGGATTGCATTTGGTATGAaggttatttaaataaataaataaacaaataaagcatTCTTGGTTGCAGCAATTCAAAGTAGCAATATAAAAGATGAGAAATGTGCTTTACCCAAAATGTCCTTGTACCTGAAAGTGCAGTGCTTGCTGCCATGGCGACCTGCAGAACAGCTTTTGCTCGGTCCCTCGGGGGTTCCGGCGCTGGGATGCGCCGGTGTGTTAGGATGCGGTTAGACTTTCAGCCAAGGCCCCCCCGCCGAAACCGTTATCTCCAGCCAATCGGAGAGCTCGCGGCGCTCCGGCGAGTGTGACCCCGCGCTCTCGCCCCGCAGGCGGAGGGTGTTCATCCTCGGGCCCTCGCACCACATCCCGCTGTCCCGCTGCGCCCTCTCCCCCGCCGAGGTCTACAGGACGCCGCTGTACGACCTGAGGATCGACCAGAAGGGTGAGGCTCCGCGTGCCCCcgctgctgtgatgtcacagtcagcaGGCCGGACTCCACAAACCGGGATGCTGGATGCCTTACGTCCTGGGACAGACGGGGGGGATGACAGAGAAGACGGGCCTCGTTTTGGCGGTGGTTTTGTTTTCGCCTTTTGGCGAGGGGAAGGAGGTGATTCATAAGGTTGCCCATGGAGCACTTGGCACGCCCCATTGCTTCGCGGTTTGTCTGACTGTCTGTAAGCCCAGTGCTTCCTGTAGAAtaggactgcccaaccctgttcttggagatctgccatcctacaggttttcactccaattgACACAACGGATTCgactaattaacagctcaatgagatctctagctgttgaatgagttgtGCTTTTTTGGGATGCAATGAAAGATTACAGGAcggggttgggcagctctgctaTAGAACACCACAGTGTTCTTTAGCAGGTTTATACGCAAGGGAGGATGCAAGATACTCAGTGTTTCAGAGGTGCTGGACAGGCGCTTAATCTGGGCCTTCCTTTGTAAAAGCCAACTGAAATCTTTGAGTGGTTTAGCGGCCGTATACAGCTGTGAagcgtgtgtgttctgttacAACTGCTGTCACATTACGTTCAGAGTGACGACGCATTCCAACATGCCGCCTGGCAGCCTGATGATACATGAGGAACCAGTGCTGTGTCAATGGCTATTGGTCAGGGGAGCAGTCACATGATCTGGGTCTTTCGCAGTTTACGCTGACCTCTGGAAGACGGGGATGTTCGAGCGGATGACCCTGCAGACGGACGAGGACGAGCACAGCATCGAGATGCACCTGCCTTACACTGCGAAAGCCATGGAGAGGTAGGGCCGAGCCACCGCCGATCGAAACCGCGACCAGCGTCTCCTGCTGCCCCACAGCTCAGGGCGGGGGTGGCAAACTGGCCATCGAAGCAGCTCCCTCCCCTATGCCCTGCCCCCATTGGTTGTGATTTCAAAGACCAGCACATCCTGTGGTTCTCCAGACCAGGGATACAGGCCCCTCTTATATGCCTTCTTATGTTTCTACCTGTGGACCACCAAACTAGTTGGCAAGCATAAGGAAAGCTCTGATGTTATTTCCAAGGTACTGTTGACCTTGGTTATGGTTGTAGCATTAGTGTGGAGTAGAGCCCGTTGGGCATTAGCATGGAGTAGAGTCGATTGGAGCGTTCGCATGGAGGTGGTAAAGGTCCCTTGTGTAACATCAGTAGGCGAGTACTAACTTCTGGAGCCCTCAGTCAACCAAAGTTATTCTCAGAATTTAAAAGGAACTTCGTATCACTCTACACATGTCCAGTTCTTTGTCCTGAATGTACTTACTAAAGTGCTTTCCTAAAAATGCGCTGCAGAATTAGCTTGACAAATTTATggaaggtgtttttttcttctaatttaAACCCCAGACAGAGTGTTTGTTTGGCCTTGATGGACATGGGCCAGTTTTGAATGGCTCTTGAATGTCAGATTAAGTGCTCTGAAGGTCAAACCACGTGCTTACCCTCCTATAAAACCATACGCGGTGCCTTCTAAGTAACTTCATGCTCCACTGTGTTACAAGGCCTTAACTGgataactgaaatgaaattaaagagCATGAACAAGAATCCGATCCCCTGGGTGGCTCGTGGCTATGGATTGCCTTTAGTAACTGTTGTCAAGGGCCTCTCATAGGGCCTTGGCTCAGGTGTTCAAACAGCTGGTTACAGTGCAGCTTGGCTGAGTTTCAGGGGGCCTGGCTGGAGGGGAGATGGGGTCACTGCGGCCAGACTGTGCTGGATCCAATGAATAttaagatggggggggggggaataaaatattttctttcttcaatgCACACCTCCAttcccttcccacaatgcatgcCTGGGAGCGAGGGAGACTGGCGCGGCTGGCCGCAGGGCAGCGTCCTCCGCGGCTCTCTCTCGCGCGGCTCTCCCGCCGGCACGCCCGTGCCAGCGCGTTAGCGGCTCTCGGTTAGcgctccccttcccccccccccgcagtcctCAGCGCGCCCGTGAGAGAGCTCGAGTGGGGAAGCCGGGCCTCTTTGGCAGGCCTGCCTGGCCGAGGTCTGTGCCGACGGGGCCTTTGAAGTCGGATTTTTTCCGTCCCGCCGAATTGGAGactcccctctccccgctcctGCGGAAAGAGTGGCTGAAGGGCGGTTTTCGGGCCTCCCGGATACACTGCTGCGCTGCAGTACAGCGCGTGTCCACGAGGCCGCGTGTCTTCTCAGGGACCTGGCCCGAGTTCCTGAGGTTCTCCTAAACGCAGCtttcttttccctcttctttttcGGCCTTGTGCTTTCGCTTTGACTGCTCCGCCGGGCAGCCGTGGAATCCCCGCCGGCACCGATTGGCCCGTAGCCGTGCAGTTCAGAGGCGAGCTGCAGAAACGCCGCCCCTTTCCTCTACGGCGCGAAACTGCCAGTCAGTTTTCAGACACTGATGATATGTAACCACAGAGAGAGTTTCTGCTGCAAGAGCCTGACGATTGCTGGTTTACTGGAGGTATTGAAGGTCCTCTCCGTATGTCCTGTTTTCCCCACTCCCTGACcggttttgttattttatttgttttctgtttttccgtCCGACCAATCATTTTGCTGCCCGGTCTGTGCCTCCCGCCGTCAGGACAGGAGTGCAGCCGCATTCAGCAAGCTGACCCCTCTGGGCCTCTGAGCTTACCGCTATTCTCCACCtctctaccccccacccccacccctgtctcCATCTGCAGCCATAAAGACAACTTTTCCATCGTCCCAGTGCTAGTGGGAGCCCTGAGCGAGTCCAAAGAGCAAGAGTACGGGAAGCTGCTCAGCAAATACCTGGCCGACCCCTCGAACCTCTTTGTGATCTCGTCAGACTTCTGCCATTGGGGTGAGTGAGACAGGATCCACGAGGAGTGCCTTACTGCGACTCTCAGGGCACAGAGCCAGCCACCGAGTCTGTGAACATGGCGTTTAATCTCTCCAGTACCTTTAATGGTAAACTAATGGGAAAGGTACTATTTGTAAGAGGAAGGTGCATTTCTTTGCTTTGGATGTTGGCAGTGAAAGTCAGATCTGCTCGGTGCTGTGACCGGGTCAGCCCTGCCTCACTCCGATATGGCAGAGAGCGCTGTGAAGTTCGGTCAGAGTCTTTCTCTGCATGTGCCTTACACGGTCCTGTGAAAAGAATAATGAGCTTGGCGAATAAAATGATCAAACCCAGACCACTAAAGCCATTACCCAAACATGAGTTAGCATTGCTGGCAGCAcatcacacagagcactgtctttgatttgatatttgttttttgttttttttctcccctcgtGAAGGTCATCGATTCCGTTACACTTACTACGACGAGGCCCAGGGGGAGATCTACAGATCGATCGAGAACCTTGATAAGATGGTAAGCTTTGGTTAAGCGCTTGTACACGCAGTGTGCAGATGTTTAGGACGTGAGAGATATCATACTGATTTTGGAGTGCATTTCTCAGTTTAAAATTACATGGGGTGTAACTGGGGTAGGCTAGGCCTTACTACATTGGTCGTGCTAGCCCGTGGAACGCTGCATCTTTggaacactggacatttcaaattctaaatgtttgttgtttataactttattatGAATTGAAGTGGGGTGAAGcgacaaataatgttttggcgTTCTGATCAAACTCAttttttgccacacaggctaataattGAAAACCCCAGGAGAGATTTCTGTTTTAGTTACTCGTGTTGCTCAAACGACAGTGACGCaggcaaaaattaatttttgggCCCGTCTGTGAAAAAGTGGGTAAGCCGACtaggttttttttcaaaatacattttccacatgTGCTTTGCCCGCTACAGGGCTACTTAGAGCTCCTTggagtatatattttttcccgcATTTTGGCTCTTCTCATTTGCATAAGAAACACAGAATCCTGTGTTTACACTACCTCTGTACCAGTGTAGGGGAAACACCTCTAATTATTGTAGAATTGTGAGGATAGAGAATTGAAACATATTCGTCTCATTAGTCCTCATACTTGTGCACCAATGTATACAGgggatataaatataaatgtatgtagtTTGACAAGGGGTTACCAGCTATACTGGTAATATACACGTATACTCCCACAAGAACGCCAACTAGTAAAGGGAACATACCTACATGAAACCTTACGCTATGACcaaatggtgcaaaagtataatcattctcataattaatcagtctcataaaatcaGTAGTCAAATCCTGATTATGAATTTcagtattaaatattaacatgCCCAATAACTTGTAACATGCTTAAGTTCTTCGAGGTGGTTGCctcaaaaattcattttattatgtgAATTACTGTTGAATTTCTCTCTCTATCATCTACATCGTCTACATCTACATCTTTTAATCCAATTGTGCCACCAAAATGCCCCTTTTTGCCCAATTTGAGCAGGACTAGTTTTACTCCAGGACATCCTGcggtgtcattttttttattgttcgtAATTGGAGCGGAGCATTCGGGGTCAAAGAATTCCTGCTTTTATAAAGTCTGGAGTCGGTTTTTTTGACAGCCACTTTTAAGTTCAGTCACAGCCTGCGGTGTGTCGAGCGGCCTTTGTTCCCGTTACCGCGGTTACTGGCGGTTCCTGAGCGGTCATCGCTGGGCACGGCGGCCGCTATCGGGCTGAATAAAACATGGCCGCTCGGCTTCCCGCTCGCCGGTCGTGTCCTTTaaggcccccagcccccccgcagTGGGATGACCTTTGGCCTTAAAGCCACTCAGCAGCGAGACTGTGATACCAGAGAAAAGAGAGGCAGCTCCTGAGCTGCTCTTAAAtaagggatgggggaggggatgTGAAATAAGGTCAGGTTAAACCCCCTCGCTGTATTTTGGTTTATGAAGGTAGTTATGGTAGCTCAGTCACGTAGCACAATTTGGGTGATTTACAATAGGATGAAAACGCATCGGATCCAAATTATTTCTTGATTTCAGCAGCTCTTTGGGTGATAGTCTTACAGCGTCTGTGTTTTCGGGCCACACCGTTGTGAATTTAAGTGCAACTTTTAATATTTGTGCTGTGAAATATAGGTTCCTTTCACTATGTAGATGAATGTAACATTCGACTGGATTTGATTGATTGGGACTTTGAATCCTGTGAAAAGGGTAGTTTTTTTGTCAGTAAGTCTTCAGCCTGACATCTATCTTGTTCTCTATATTGATTCTCAAAATACTCCAAACTCAAATTTGGAACTTGCATAAACTAACTCAAATATGGTAACTGCATAAACCTAcaattttatccatttttgtCCGAGTTTGGCAAGTTAATGCAAAAGCTATCTCCCACAGAGGCCTGTGCTTATCTATACAAAGCCAGCCCACGGTAActtatttttctgtctgtaaTTTTCCTAATTTAATCGTCTACCCCCTTACTCCTGAGTCTCAGACATGTGCCCGAATGAGTCATCCTTGGTGTTCTTAATTGCATTGCTGGGGGAGGTTTAAGGACCAGCTCTCAGTCTTGCGTTTCTTCCTTACAGGGCATGGGAATTATAGAACAGCTGGACCCTATGTCCTTCAGCAACTACCTGAAGAAATATCACAACACTATCTGTGGACGGCACCCCATCGGAGTGCTGCTAAACGTGAGTTTCGCTCGCAGGCCATGTGCTGGCTTTGCAGCCGTCTTCCAGTAGGAGTTGGGTAGTTTTGTGCCAGGCCTGTTTTCCAAAGGGCCAGTAGGAGTTGGGTAGTTTTGTGCCAGGCCTGTTTTTCAAAGGGCCAGTAGGAGTTGGGTAGTTTTGTATAAGGCCTGTTTTCCAAAGCGCCAGTAGGAGTTGGGTAGTTTTGTATAAGGCCTGTTTTCCAAAGCGCCAGTAGGAGTTGGGTAGTTTTGTGCAAGGCCTGTTTTCCAAAGCGCCAGTAGGAGTTGGGTAGCTTTGTATAAGGCCTGTTTTCCAAAGCGCCAGTAGGAGTTGGGTAGTTTTGTGCAAGGCCTGTTTTCCAAAGCGCCAGTAGGAGTTGGGTAGCTTTGTATAAGGCCTGTTTTCCAAAGCGCCAGTAGGAGTTGGGTAGCTTTGTGCCAGGCCTTTGTGCAGAGCAGGCTGCAGTGTAGgacaatgggtaaggaactgggcttctAACCTAGGCTAATTGTTGCTGGTTTGACTCCCTGGTAGGATTTTGtggttgtacctttgagcagtaggtgaattgcttcagtaagtatccagcagtataaatggatgctttgTAAAAAATGCTGCTCAGGTCTTTCTGCTGAAATGGCAGCAATGCAAGGCTTGTCTCTAAGGTTTGTGTTGTGCTAATGAAGTGATCAGAAATATGTCTACAGAGAAAAGCTTctgtgtctttttatttttaaagtttgtaATGATTTAGTGAAACGACCTGACCAGTACTGGTCAGATTTTATCATTAGAGGGCAGGGATTTGAAGGCTGTAGTTTCCAGTGCTCTGGAAAGAAGGCACTGAAGccatataataaaaaaagaaaatccatttTTAGTTGCGTTCCCCTCTGTTCTCCCTCCTGTGTTATTAATCTGTTTTAGCACCTTGAGCAATCTTAAGGTCACGGGCATATTTCCAGATAATGAGAGAGCCAGCATCTTGGTACAGGGAATAAGATTCTTTTTATAGGGACGATCGATGGTTTTTCTTTAGTGGCGTGTATCAGGTTGACATGAAATCCTACCACCATCTGGCAGACTGAAAAATTGAGAATATCTTGGATGTAACTAGGGACTGCAGTTATCAATCATTTTGTTAATTACTTTCTCgaataatcaaaaaaaaaaaaaaaaaacccagcagatgTCATTGGGACCGTGGTGTGATGTCgccgatgtgtgtgtgtgtgtgcgtgtgtgtgcgtgtgtgtgcgtgtgtgtgcgtgtgtgtgcgtgtgtgtgcgtgcgctgaACACTGTGTGCTTCTTCTTGTAGGCTGTAGCCGAGCTGAAGAAGACAGGGCTGGACATGAACTTCTCCTTCCTGAACTACGCCCAGTCCAGCCAGTGCCGGAACTGGCAGGATAGCTCTGTGAGCTATGCAGCTGGGGCCCTGACCGTCCACTGAgacctcctccccacccccctccccctgacccccccccccccttctaccacctccaccaccatctCAGGAAACCACCGCAGCTccagctaccccccccccccccttccgtctcgcacccccccaccccatcgcTAGGGGCAACCGTGAAGGTCCGAGGCGCTTGGGTATCGGCTATTCGCAGATGTCTAGCGCGTTTGAGAAAACGGAGCTCCTCCCTGGTTTGACCGGATCCTGATGGCCGAGGCGTGCCGACGAACGCGGTCGTGGTTCGCGGTTCCGCGGGGGACgagcgggtgtgtgtttggggtcttATTTTTCGTGCTGGGAACCAGGTGGAGAGGGGTCGGTGTCCCGGGGTCACACAGGGACGGCATGGCTCTCGTTTTTCCCCGgcaacaaatgcaaaaataaaaataataaaatccgagaaaacaaaaaaaaaaaaaaaagaaaaaacctgtcCTATCTTCACATTGACCGCTCTACTCGGGCCTGGGTACATGTAACTGCttcagtgacaaaaaaaatgtatgaaaaccaGATGAGTTCTGCTGGATGTAAAAAGGAAAACGAACACAAAGAagctcatttttaattaatgatacCTGATTAGAATGCCGACTAGCTAGATGCAGTGACCGCTGCTGTTTTCCGATCGCTAGCCAGTAGGTAGCGGACCGCCAACCGTGTACAACTTTGGCCCGCAGCTGTAGTTTGGTAATAAAAGGGCTTCACACAACCGATCCTGCTAACGTTCTGCTAT from Anguilla rostrata isolate EN2019 chromosome 18, ASM1855537v3, whole genome shotgun sequence includes the following:
- the memo1 gene encoding protein MEMO1, whose product is MSNRVVCREASHAGSWYSASGSQLNAQLEGWLSQAQSPQGPARAIIAPHAGYTYCGACAAHAYKQVDPSITRRVFILGPSHHIPLSRCALSPAEVYRTPLYDLRIDQKVYADLWKTGMFERMTLQTDEDEHSIEMHLPYTAKAMESHKDNFSIVPVLVGALSESKEQEYGKLLSKYLADPSNLFVISSDFCHWGHRFRYTYYDEAQGEIYRSIENLDKMGMGIIEQLDPMSFSNYLKKYHNTICGRHPIGVLLNAVAELKKTGLDMNFSFLNYAQSSQCRNWQDSSVSYAAGALTVH